The segment AGTTCCATTCTGAAGTAGAAGCCTTAAGATATTTTGCTGGGGACGGAATGGTCCGAATCAACGACACTGAGGTTGAAAAAGGGATATTGATCTTAGAACGACTGACTCCAGGAGATACGCTTGCCACTCTCGAAGATGACATAGAAGCAACGGAAATCGCTGCTGCTATCATGGGGTCATTATGGATACGGGAAACACCAGGTTCGGATCTGCCTGAAATAGAAGAAAGAGAGCGTAGCCTGTTGAACTTCCACAGGAAACACCCGACAGGAAAAGATCCCATTACACAAGAACTCCTTCAGAAAGCGATACAAACCTTCCATGGTCTGTTGGAGGAGAAAAAGCAGCGATATATCTTACATGGTGACCTACACCACTACAATATACTAAAGTCGGGATCATCATGGCTAGCCATCGATCCTAAAGGATTAGTAGGGGAACGGGAATACGATACGATTCAATTTCTTTTAAATAAACTCCCTGAGGAAAACATAGAACCGATTCTCTCGAGGAGAATCGATATTTTAGTCGAAAAACTGCAACTTGATGAAAAAAGAATCCTGGCCTGGGGATTTGCGCATGGTGTACTTTCCACTTGCTGGTCGCTTGAGGATGGAGAAGAATACAATATCCCATTTTATAAGAGCATCTTTATATTTGAGAAATTGCATAAGGAAAGGTATGGATCGTTTTAAGAAAGGCTCTTTTCTTAAGGCTCTTTTCTCAAAGATTGTTGCTATTCACTAGTAAAAAGTCGGCAATTGGACTTTTTACAGCTTGGATACTCTCGATATGCATGAAATATAAATAGTGTTCCAGCGAAAAGAGCACGACAGTAAGTAATATTACGGATGGTTTAAAAATACGTAATATCCCCAAAGTTTACGAAAACAGCCTTTCTTAAAGATTATTGCTACTCACTACTAAAAAGTGGCCAATCGTACAGTGAAAAATAGATTCTTTTAAATTTGAAGTTATTTATTGGGTGATTAAAGGAATAACTAGTACAATAGAGAGAGAATGATTTGCACAGAAGTGGAGATAGCATAATGGAATTTATCGAATATATAAAGGATTTACTGACAATGGAGAATCTACTTGGGCTTTTGGAGGAATATCAATCATTTGGTATGCTTCCTGGCTTTTTGTTGGTGGTACTGGAAGCATTTCTGCCCTTTTTACCACTGATTGTTATCGTCATGGCTAATGCTGCTGCTTTTGGACTCTGGATGGGTTTTTTGATTTCATGGGCGGGTTCCGTGGTGGGAGCGGTGATTGTTTACTATTTTGTACATAAGCTAAAGAGAAGCCGCCGGATACAGGCCTTGCTCAGAAAAGAAAAAATCAGGAAAACGATGTCCTGGATAGAACGCCATGGATTCGGTCCTATTTTCTTTTTGCTATGTTTCCCTTTTACACCATCGTTTTTGATCAACGTGGTCGCAGGACTTTCCAAGATAAAATTCTATCAATTTTTCCTTGCACTGGTAGCTGGGAAAATGGTCATGATTTTCACCATCAGCTATATTGGTTATGACCTTTTATCCTTCATAAGGGCCCCTATCAAGACGGCAATTGCCATTACCATCATGCTTGTGTTGTGGTTCATTGGGAAAAAAGTAGAGCTTCGTCTACAGCTGTCAGGGGATAAATAAAGATTTATTTGTAAGAATTCAGTATATTGTGATAATATTAAAGTACTAAAGTCCTATTAGATAGAAATTCGGGGGTTATGACTTGGAAGAAAAGATCACAAAACGTAAATCGGCAATGAAGTGGTTGATTGTCTCATTCCTTTTGGTCCTTATGGTTCGTGCACTTTTCTTTTCTAATTATATTGTGGAAGGTCATTCCATGAACCCAACCTTGGAACAGGGAAATTTCCTTATGGTCAATAAAATGGTCTACTCCTTTACCAAGCCGGAACGTTTTGATGTAGTAGTATTTCAACAGGAAAATGCCGAGTACAATTATGTGAAAAGAGTGATTGGTCTTCCGGGAGACCAGATAGAATATAAGCAGGATATGCTATATGTAAATGGTAATCTTGTGATGGAGCCGTTTATCCGCTCCGATCATTTAAAGGTATTCGGCGGGAATTTCACCGGAGACTTTTCTCTTGAAGAGATCACGGGGCAAAATGAGGTACCAAAAGGGCATGTTTTCGTAATAGGTGACAACAGGCTCAATAGCTTGGATAGCAGGCACTTCGGTTTTGTGAAAATAGAGAACATTGTTGGAAAGGTCCATGTCCGTTATTGGCCGTTTGATGAATTTAATACAACTTTCAAGTAAAGAACAGCTTTTGTGTAGAAAGCTGTTCTTTTTAGTGATATTGGAAGTGTAAATTATTATAATTGAATTAAGAAGATTCTGAAAAAAGGAGGCGGGTTAATGAATTCACAAGATACTATTTTGCAAACCAAAATTACGGCACCAACTGTCAAGGAGTATGTCCTTAGGAGAGCTAAGATTGCAAGAAAACTGAAAGCGGTTACTAATTTCGGTGTCACAATGGTCCACTCTGGGCCTGGGTATGGAAAAAGTACCATTGTAGCTTCATTTGTACCTGCGTTTGATGCTGTTACGTGTTGGTATACCGCAACAGAACTTGATGATGAGTTAATTCCCTTTCTTAGATATGTTATCCACTCCATTAGAAACGCAAAGGGTGAGTTTGGCGAAAATCTATTACATTTCCTTGATAGAATGGACAGGTATATCCGAGAGGAAGAAGTTCAAGACTTTTGTTCCTTATTTATTAATGAAATAGCCAAGAGCCAAAATCCTCTCATTCTAATAATTGATGACTTTCATTTTGTCCAGAACAATACAGAAATTATTATATGGTTCCATTGGTTATTGCATCATATCCCAAACAATCTCCATTTACTATTAATAACCAGGCAAAGGCCTGATTGGGAAATGGTTACAGCGATGAAAGTGAAAAATGAGCTTATGGAAATAACGGAGGACGATCTTAAATTCTCCAAAGACGAAGTGGAGGTTCTCCTACAAGATGTTTACATGCTGGATGTAAGCACAGAGGATATAGAACTGATTTATTCTTTG is part of the Sutcliffiella sp. FSL R7-0096 genome and harbors:
- a CDS encoding aminoglycoside phosphotransferase family protein, which encodes MMSLPPDYVQTIKNIHKEKGEAWLKKFDALIDYCESKWKFKVLQPFELSYNFVAPAKKEDGGQVVLKLSVPNKEFHSEVEALRYFAGDGMVRINDTEVEKGILILERLTPGDTLATLEDDIEATEIAAAIMGSLWIRETPGSDLPEIEERERSLLNFHRKHPTGKDPITQELLQKAIQTFHGLLEEKKQRYILHGDLHHYNILKSGSSWLAIDPKGLVGEREYDTIQFLLNKLPEENIEPILSRRIDILVEKLQLDEKRILAWGFAHGVLSTCWSLEDGEEYNIPFYKSIFIFEKLHKERYGSF
- a CDS encoding TVP38/TMEM64 family protein gives rise to the protein MEFIEYIKDLLTMENLLGLLEEYQSFGMLPGFLLVVLEAFLPFLPLIVIVMANAAAFGLWMGFLISWAGSVVGAVIVYYFVHKLKRSRRIQALLRKEKIRKTMSWIERHGFGPIFFLLCFPFTPSFLINVVAGLSKIKFYQFFLALVAGKMVMIFTISYIGYDLLSFIRAPIKTAIAITIMLVLWFIGKKVELRLQLSGDK
- the lepB gene encoding signal peptidase I, producing MKWLIVSFLLVLMVRALFFSNYIVEGHSMNPTLEQGNFLMVNKMVYSFTKPERFDVVVFQQENAEYNYVKRVIGLPGDQIEYKQDMLYVNGNLVMEPFIRSDHLKVFGGNFTGDFSLEEITGQNEVPKGHVFVIGDNRLNSLDSRHFGFVKIENIVGKVHVRYWPFDEFNTTFK